The Pseudodesulfovibrio sp. zrk46 genome contains a region encoding:
- the hmcD gene encoding sulfate respiration complex protein HmcD: protein MEHSIFTLQDFLLATKGWVYLLMGSALVVFVAYWKFLFSRDKD from the coding sequence ATGGAACATTCGATCTTCACTCTGCAGGACTTCCTGCTCGCCACCAAGGGATGGGTCTACCTCCTGATGGGTTCGGCACTGGTCGTCTTTGTAGCCTACTGGAAATTCCTGTTCAGCAGGGACAAAGACTAA
- the hmcE gene encoding sulfate respiration complex protein HmcE encodes MYELLTGPMLWLAFAIAAVGLVTRTIFYIKGLDWKLDRVAYGAHPAAGAKGAIRSILAFLIPFGNHSWRAKPGFTILFFVFHIGLLGVPLFLEGHAIILMERFGIAWPTISMAAADFWTVAMLVAAMCIAIRRVILPEVRIITDAKDWFVLLVSIAPFVTGYIVVHEFGDYNFWLLAHIISGLAWIALLPFTKLFHVVGFFWSRAQLGMDFGIKRGGMKYKSFDW; translated from the coding sequence ATGTATGAACTGTTAACGGGACCCATGCTGTGGCTGGCATTTGCCATCGCCGCTGTCGGCCTGGTCACCCGCACTATATTCTACATCAAAGGCCTGGACTGGAAGCTGGACCGTGTCGCTTACGGCGCACATCCCGCTGCCGGTGCCAAGGGAGCTATTCGCTCCATTCTGGCATTCCTTATTCCCTTCGGTAACCATAGCTGGAGGGCAAAACCCGGATTCACGATTCTCTTTTTCGTGTTCCACATCGGTCTGCTCGGCGTGCCTCTCTTCCTGGAAGGCCACGCAATCATCCTGATGGAGCGCTTCGGCATTGCCTGGCCCACCATCTCCATGGCTGCAGCAGACTTCTGGACCGTGGCCATGCTGGTCGCTGCCATGTGCATCGCCATCCGCCGCGTCATCCTGCCCGAGGTCCGCATCATCACCGATGCCAAGGACTGGTTTGTCCTGCTGGTCTCCATCGCTCCGTTCGTCACCGGTTACATCGTTGTGCACGAATTTGGCGACTACAACTTCTGGCTGCTGGCTCACATCATCAGTGGTCTCGCCTGGATCGCACTTCTGCCGTTCACCAAGCTGTTCCACGTTGTGGGCTTCTTCTGGTCCCGTGCCCAGCTCGGCATGGACTTCGGCATCAAGCGCGGTGGCATGAAGTACAAGAGCTTCGACTGGTAA
- the hmcF gene encoding sulfate respiration complex iron-sulfur protein HmcF has protein sequence MPEGKLCNRKPINDEEYLQEVLSDTGGKQYYEEMKELDVDVEKLQASLKATLKSRMKTWLEMCAHCGLCADACFLYEVNDRKPEQVPAYKIQSTLGEIVRKNGNVTNEFMRHCMDVAWSQCTCCNRCGHYCPHGIDMGVMFGYLRGLLNSQGFYPWELKIGSGMHRVYRAQMNVTTEDWVETCEWMAEETEEEWPGLTIPVDKEGADIMYTCNAREPKHYPEDIAEAAILFHLTGENWTVPSEGWEQTSLSMFAGDWEACTMQVKTVYDAIERLKPKRCVGTECGHAHRATAIEGPYWAGYENGQTPAPFIHYVEWVAEVLREGRLKIDPAKKLKRPVTLQDSCNYVRNHGLANITREIMSYIVDPEYFIEMTPNREHNYCCGGGGGFNGVGKYRPERNVALKKKRDQILATGAELVIAPCHNCWDAIRDLEEEFEIGIEWSFLKPLLIEMAIVPDHMKPQEDDE, from the coding sequence ATGCCTGAAGGTAAACTTTGCAATAGAAAGCCGATTAACGATGAGGAATACCTCCAAGAGGTCCTCAGCGATACCGGCGGCAAGCAATACTACGAAGAGATGAAGGAGCTCGACGTTGACGTCGAGAAACTCCAGGCGAGCCTGAAAGCCACGCTGAAGTCCAGAATGAAAACCTGGCTTGAAATGTGTGCTCACTGCGGCCTCTGCGCCGACGCCTGCTTCCTTTACGAAGTCAATGACCGGAAGCCTGAACAGGTTCCGGCTTACAAGATCCAGTCCACTCTTGGTGAGATCGTTCGCAAGAACGGTAACGTCACCAACGAGTTCATGCGTCACTGCATGGACGTGGCCTGGTCCCAGTGCACCTGTTGTAACCGTTGCGGTCACTACTGCCCGCACGGCATCGACATGGGTGTCATGTTCGGTTACCTCCGCGGCCTGCTGAACTCTCAGGGTTTCTATCCTTGGGAGCTCAAGATTGGTTCCGGTATGCACCGCGTCTACCGCGCCCAGATGAACGTCACCACTGAAGACTGGGTCGAGACTTGCGAATGGATGGCTGAAGAGACCGAGGAAGAATGGCCCGGTCTGACCATCCCGGTCGACAAGGAAGGCGCTGACATCATGTACACCTGTAACGCCCGTGAGCCGAAGCACTATCCTGAGGATATCGCTGAAGCCGCCATCCTGTTCCACCTGACCGGTGAGAACTGGACCGTCCCCTCCGAGGGCTGGGAGCAGACCTCCCTGTCCATGTTCGCAGGTGACTGGGAAGCGTGTACCATGCAGGTCAAGACCGTTTACGATGCCATCGAGCGCCTCAAGCCGAAGCGCTGTGTCGGCACCGAGTGCGGTCACGCTCACCGTGCTACCGCCATTGAAGGTCCGTACTGGGCTGGCTATGAGAATGGTCAGACCCCGGCACCGTTCATCCACTACGTTGAGTGGGTTGCTGAAGTTCTGCGCGAAGGTCGTCTCAAGATCGACCCCGCCAAGAAGCTGAAGCGCCCGGTTACTCTGCAGGATTCCTGCAACTACGTGCGTAACCATGGTCTTGCCAACATCACCCGTGAGATCATGAGCTACATCGTCGATCCGGAGTACTTCATTGAAATGACTCCGAACCGTGAACACAACTACTGCTGCGGCGGTGGTGGTGGTTTCAACGGCGTCGGTAAGTACCGTCCCGAACGTAACGTGGCACTCAAGAAGAAGCGCGACCAGATCCTCGCCACCGGCGCAGAACTCGTCATCGCTCCTTGCCACAACTGCTGGGACGCCATTCGCGACCTCGAAGAAGAATTCGAGATCGGCATCGAATGGTCCTTCCTCAAGCCGCTTCTGATCGAAATGGCCATTGTGCCCGATCACATGAAGCCGCAGGAAGACGACGAATAA
- the speB gene encoding agmatinase translates to MTAELTVTLLGIPYDEQSSYMQGAAEGPTALLEAYRCDSANMWSETGFDLNLHVEDGGLMTMGTDTAVTDIEEGARKLVASGRKGLFLGGDHSVTYPLVKGLADSVEPFAVLHFDAHPDCYDNFEGNKLSHACPMARIMEEGLCKRLMSVGIRTANGHQREQKEKLGLEWLEMKDFASWPKLSFDTPVYVTVDMDALDPAFAPGVSHHEPGGMTTRQLLDMIHAIDAPVIGADVVELNPRRDINGVTAMTAAKIVKELAGMMIR, encoded by the coding sequence ATGACCGCTGAACTGACCGTTACCTTACTGGGTATCCCCTATGATGAGCAGTCCTCCTACATGCAGGGCGCTGCAGAAGGCCCGACTGCACTGCTGGAAGCCTATCGCTGCGACTCTGCCAACATGTGGTCCGAGACCGGCTTTGACCTGAATCTCCATGTTGAAGACGGCGGCCTGATGACAATGGGAACCGATACCGCAGTGACAGACATTGAAGAGGGGGCGCGAAAGCTCGTCGCCTCAGGGCGCAAGGGACTCTTCTTGGGCGGTGATCATTCCGTCACCTATCCATTGGTAAAAGGGCTGGCTGATAGTGTGGAGCCATTTGCCGTGCTTCACTTTGACGCTCATCCTGACTGCTACGATAACTTTGAGGGCAACAAATTGTCGCATGCCTGCCCCATGGCTCGGATCATGGAAGAGGGCTTGTGTAAACGCCTTATGTCTGTAGGAATCCGTACAGCCAATGGGCATCAGCGGGAACAGAAAGAGAAGCTCGGCCTGGAGTGGCTGGAGATGAAGGATTTCGCTTCGTGGCCGAAACTGTCGTTCGATACTCCGGTTTACGTGACCGTGGATATGGATGCGCTGGACCCGGCGTTTGCGCCCGGCGTGTCACATCATGAACCCGGGGGGATGACTACCCGCCAGTTATTGGACATGATCCACGCCATCGATGCACCGGTCATTGGTGCAGACGTGGTGGAATTGAACCCGCGACGGGATATCAATGGAGTGACTGCCATGACAGCGGCCAAGATCGTGAAGGAGTTGGCCGGGATGATGATTCGGTAG
- a CDS encoding FecR domain-containing protein, whose product MAEPIGNITTVHGSAMAEGVDGVRTLESGSPVYEDETIITKGAGSALEITFTDGSLLSQGPNSTSVLDEYIFDPNQDTGEMALSLVEGTFRSVTGSIVDINPEGFHVDTPLATIGIRGTIFGIRILPPAKPGDAPTIVVGAIDFDGKPIVVVSKAGGPPTLITQDGIGVSVTPTGISEPRPLTQQELEVLEELSSEALQQGAPQDPQGEGEGEEEGQGPQEGGGEEDLQEFAAQALAQLGLTETGVVDPALAAALEAVAEELLPMINEIEEQIEQIIASVPDVPDIDVDVDDILSNVTVDNSIDLSSASDFVTVYLENSPKEYSIGEASPITISDDIINVLGATSYENYIYGDANANALTGGNLGDVIEGGAGNDAIYGGTGNDALKGESDNDIMEGGVGQDTLWGGAGIDTIDGGDDADLIYGGDGSGGDDSGDVLSGGDGNDTIYGADATASVDGNDTIDGGAGADSLLGGYGNDSISGGSGNDTMKGEDGNDSLFGGTGDDSILGGDGSDHIFMTTSLTAADTIDGGGFNDTSTYDYLYYTDDGVAGNTDELNNVSSMSHIIFGTAETYVTLDNHYMGDSGSTIYVNGTATTSLAFDASGGNDIYNITGGSGNDTLTGAGLVDTIIGGSGNDIIDGKGGNDILTGGAGSDIFNYFDGTGTDSISDFHSADDSFQLFNVGSLSGSLVNGTSFEKVSAGYSGTETNLAGEGIIFEDLGNGSGRIWYDSNGSTAGGNTLLMNITFDTSGDEVTDADFTTFQT is encoded by the coding sequence ATGGCCGAACCAATAGGAAATATTACAACAGTTCATGGCAGTGCCATGGCTGAAGGCGTTGACGGTGTTCGCACACTGGAATCCGGTTCTCCGGTATATGAAGATGAGACCATTATTACGAAGGGTGCCGGATCTGCATTAGAGATTACTTTCACCGACGGCAGCCTTCTTTCTCAGGGACCAAATTCCACATCTGTTCTGGATGAGTACATTTTTGATCCGAATCAAGATACTGGAGAAATGGCACTGAGTCTGGTGGAAGGTACTTTCCGCTCTGTCACAGGCAGCATCGTTGATATTAATCCTGAAGGATTTCATGTAGATACACCTCTTGCCACCATTGGTATTCGCGGCACCATCTTTGGTATCCGTATTCTTCCTCCTGCCAAGCCGGGTGATGCTCCCACTATCGTCGTCGGTGCTATCGACTTCGACGGAAAGCCTATTGTGGTTGTGTCCAAGGCTGGTGGTCCTCCGACGCTCATCACGCAAGACGGTATTGGTGTTTCCGTTACGCCGACAGGTATCAGTGAACCGCGTCCGCTTACTCAGCAGGAACTCGAGGTACTGGAAGAGTTGTCCTCTGAAGCACTGCAACAGGGTGCTCCGCAAGATCCCCAAGGAGAAGGCGAGGGTGAAGAGGAAGGCCAAGGTCCGCAGGAAGGTGGCGGAGAAGAAGATCTCCAAGAGTTCGCAGCGCAGGCATTGGCTCAATTGGGACTGACGGAGACTGGCGTCGTTGATCCTGCTTTGGCGGCGGCTCTTGAGGCGGTTGCCGAAGAACTGCTTCCCATGATCAACGAGATCGAGGAGCAGATCGAACAAATCATCGCGTCTGTACCTGACGTTCCGGATATTGATGTCGACGTTGACGACATCCTCTCCAATGTGACCGTGGATAACTCCATTGATTTAAGCAGCGCCAGTGACTTTGTGACGGTGTATCTGGAAAATAGCCCCAAGGAATATTCCATTGGTGAGGCCAGCCCCATTACCATTAGCGATGATATTATCAACGTGCTGGGGGCAACCAGTTATGAAAATTATATTTATGGTGACGCTAATGCCAACGCGTTGACGGGTGGTAACCTCGGCGATGTCATTGAAGGTGGCGCCGGGAACGATGCCATTTACGGCGGTACTGGAAACGATGCCCTTAAGGGTGAGTCCGACAACGACATTATGGAAGGCGGGGTCGGCCAGGACACCCTCTGGGGTGGTGCAGGCATTGATACCATTGATGGCGGTGATGACGCAGACCTCATCTACGGTGGTGACGGAAGCGGCGGCGATGACAGCGGTGATGTCCTTTCGGGTGGAGACGGCAACGATACCATTTATGGCGCTGACGCTACGGCCTCTGTCGATGGTAATGACACGATCGATGGCGGCGCAGGGGCAGACAGTCTTCTCGGTGGCTATGGCAATGACAGCATATCCGGCGGTTCCGGCAATGATACCATGAAGGGCGAAGACGGTAACGATTCACTCTTTGGCGGAACGGGCGACGACAGCATTCTGGGTGGAGACGGTAGCGATCATATCTTTATGACCACTTCACTCACAGCGGCTGATACCATCGATGGTGGCGGGTTCAACGATACTTCTACCTACGACTATCTCTATTATACTGATGATGGTGTTGCCGGAAATACCGATGAATTGAACAACGTGTCTTCCATGAGCCACATCATCTTTGGCACTGCAGAGACCTACGTGACACTGGATAACCACTACATGGGTGATTCTGGCAGTACGATCTATGTCAATGGAACTGCAACGACGTCATTGGCCTTTGATGCCTCTGGCGGCAATGATATCTACAACATCACCGGTGGTTCCGGTAACGATACGCTCACAGGAGCCGGCCTGGTAGACACGATTATCGGTGGTTCCGGTAATGACATTATCGACGGCAAGGGTGGCAATGATATCCTCACTGGTGGTGCGGGCAGCGATATCTTCAACTACTTTGACGGAACAGGAACAGACAGCATTTCAGACTTTCACTCTGCAGACGACAGTTTCCAACTCTTTAACGTCGGTTCCTTGTCCGGTTCACTGGTCAATGGCACCAGCTTCGAAAAGGTCAGCGCAGGGTATAGTGGAACAGAAACCAACCTGGCTGGTGAGGGGATCATTTTCGAGGATCTGGGCAACGGCTCCGGTCGCATCTGGTATGATTCCAACGGCAGCACGGCGGGTGGCAATACGCTTCTCATGAACATCACCTTTGATACGTCGGGCGATGAAGTAACAGACGCGGATTTCACCACTTTCCAGACCTAA
- a CDS encoding macro domain-containing protein: MQRWEIGSGHLFITQGDLTTFEGDAIVNAANSALAGGGGVDGAIHRRAGIVELQQACRTIIADIGTLPPGEAVISPGFNLPAKHIIHTVGPIWRGGDNREPELLRNAYVNSLKLANKYDISTIAFPAISCGVYGYPVEAATRIALAALKEGLEAGLVAEAGMVLHGSEAHDTWLAAANKVL, from the coding sequence ATGCAACGCTGGGAAATCGGCTCCGGCCATCTCTTCATTACGCAGGGCGACCTGACAACCTTTGAAGGCGACGCCATCGTCAATGCCGCCAATTCCGCACTGGCCGGGGGCGGGGGCGTGGACGGGGCGATCCATCGCCGTGCCGGGATCGTCGAACTCCAGCAGGCATGCCGGACCATTATCGCCGATATCGGCACTCTGCCGCCCGGCGAAGCCGTGATCTCCCCCGGATTCAATCTTCCGGCCAAGCACATTATCCATACCGTCGGGCCTATCTGGCGCGGCGGCGACAATCGTGAGCCCGAGTTGCTGCGTAACGCCTACGTCAATTCGCTCAAGCTCGCCAACAAGTACGACATTTCGACCATCGCTTTTCCCGCCATCTCGTGCGGTGTGTACGGCTACCCTGTGGAAGCCGCCACCCGCATTGCCCTGGCCGCCCTGAAAGAGGGGCTCGAGGCCGGGCTGGTGGCTGAGGCGGGGATGGTCCTGCACGGCAGCGAAGCCCATGATACCTGGCTCGCCGCTGCCAACAAAGTCCTGTAA
- the hslU gene encoding ATP-dependent protease ATPase subunit HslU yields MSNLTPREIVSELDRYIIGQEAAKRMVAIAMRNRWRRQQLDPELRDEIAPKNIILMGPTGVGKTEIARRLARLTNCPFFKVEATKFTEVGYVGRDVESMVRDLMEVGVNMVRKEETEKVRIKAEKYAEERLLDLLLPSKPKSSGPAGFFMGSANGEVEEQKEEPKDSGTREKFRQMFRRGELDEREVEMEVSTQSGAQVEIMAIPGMEEMGSNLQNAFSNMFPDRKKQRKMKIKEAYQVLIDEEADKLIDPETVNELARERVEQQGILFVDEMDKIASRQDAGGSSADVSREGVQRDLLPVVEGSVVNTKYGMIKTDHILFIAAGAFHFAKPSDLIPELQGRFPLREELNSLHKEEFYRILTEPKNALTVQYKALLETEGVSIDFTKEALEEISSNAEKINEETENIGARRLYTIMEKILANLSFEAPDKSGQKVVVDRDYVKDQIDDVVEDRDLSRYIL; encoded by the coding sequence ATGAGCAATCTGACTCCCCGCGAGATCGTATCCGAACTCGACAGATATATTATCGGCCAGGAAGCAGCCAAGCGAATGGTCGCCATTGCCATGCGTAACCGCTGGCGCAGACAGCAGCTTGATCCTGAGCTGCGCGACGAAATCGCCCCCAAGAATATCATCCTGATGGGCCCCACCGGCGTTGGTAAGACCGAGATCGCCCGTCGTCTCGCCCGCCTGACCAACTGCCCGTTCTTCAAGGTCGAGGCCACCAAGTTCACCGAGGTGGGCTATGTGGGACGCGACGTGGAGTCCATGGTCCGTGATCTCATGGAAGTGGGCGTGAACATGGTCCGCAAAGAAGAGACCGAGAAGGTCCGCATCAAGGCGGAAAAGTACGCTGAAGAGCGCCTGCTCGATCTGCTCCTGCCAAGCAAACCCAAGTCTTCCGGTCCTGCCGGCTTCTTCATGGGCTCTGCCAATGGTGAAGTGGAGGAGCAGAAGGAAGAGCCCAAGGACTCCGGCACTCGAGAGAAGTTTCGCCAGATGTTCCGCCGTGGCGAGCTGGACGAGCGAGAAGTGGAGATGGAAGTTTCCACCCAGTCCGGCGCACAGGTGGAAATCATGGCCATCCCCGGCATGGAAGAGATGGGCTCCAACCTGCAGAATGCCTTCTCCAACATGTTCCCGGATCGCAAAAAACAGCGCAAGATGAAGATCAAGGAAGCCTATCAGGTGCTCATCGACGAAGAGGCCGATAAGCTCATTGATCCGGAGACGGTCAATGAACTGGCCCGTGAGCGCGTCGAGCAGCAGGGTATCCTGTTCGTTGACGAAATGGACAAGATCGCTTCCCGTCAGGATGCTGGCGGCAGCAGCGCAGATGTCTCCCGCGAGGGCGTACAGCGCGACTTGCTCCCCGTGGTCGAAGGCAGCGTGGTCAACACCAAGTACGGCATGATCAAGACCGACCACATCCTGTTCATCGCAGCCGGAGCGTTCCATTTTGCCAAGCCGTCCGATCTCATCCCCGAGTTGCAGGGTCGTTTCCCGCTGCGTGAAGAACTGAACTCCCTGCACAAGGAAGAGTTCTACAGGATTCTGACCGAGCCCAAGAACGCACTGACCGTTCAGTACAAGGCGCTTCTGGAGACCGAAGGCGTGTCCATTGACTTCACCAAGGAAGCACTTGAAGAGATCTCTTCCAACGCTGAAAAGATCAACGAGGAGACTGAGAATATCGGTGCCCGTCGTCTGTATACCATCATGGAAAAGATTCTCGCCAACCTCTCCTTCGAAGCCCCGGACAAGTCCGGCCAGAAGGTGGTCGTGGATCGTGACTATGTGAAGGATCAGATCGACGACGTAGTGGAAGATCGCGATCTTTCGCGCTATATCCTCTAG
- the hslV gene encoding ATP-dependent protease subunit HslV codes for MQLRGTTIIAVKDENGTAVAGDGQVTFGQAVVMKHTARKVRRIYKDKVTVGFAGATADAFTLSERFEAKLETYAGNLVRAAVELAKDWRTDKYLRKLEAMLLAADGEHVLIISGTGDVIEPDDGVAAIGSGGSYALSAARALQRNTDLPAKEIAQKAMEIAAEICVYTNDNIIIEAQDK; via the coding sequence ATGCAACTCAGAGGAACAACCATCATCGCCGTTAAAGATGAAAACGGCACGGCTGTAGCCGGTGACGGACAGGTCACCTTTGGGCAGGCCGTTGTCATGAAGCACACCGCACGCAAGGTGCGGCGTATCTACAAGGACAAGGTTACTGTCGGCTTTGCCGGTGCCACCGCTGACGCCTTTACCCTGTCCGAACGCTTTGAAGCCAAGCTGGAAACCTACGCTGGTAATCTGGTCCGCGCCGCTGTGGAGCTGGCCAAGGACTGGCGCACCGACAAGTACCTGCGCAAGCTGGAAGCCATGTTGCTGGCGGCAGACGGTGAGCATGTGCTCATCATCTCCGGTACCGGTGACGTTATTGAGCCCGACGACGGCGTGGCTGCCATCGGCTCCGGCGGCTCCTACGCCCTGTCCGCGGCCCGTGCCCTTCAGCGCAACACTGACCTCCCGGCCAAGGAGATCGCGCAAAAGGCCATGGAAATCGCTGCTGAAATTTGCGTGTACACCAACGACAACATCATTATCGAAGCACAGGATAAGTAA
- a CDS encoding Rrf2 family transcriptional regulator, whose translation MILDIAVHGQDGPVQSRDIAERQCISLKYLEKLIRELGRAGLIESRRGPQGGHMLAKDPMEITVGDIVRIMEKPPKYDDCACAENDCMECPQSDFCLTRSIWVETTRCMFEKLDSFVIGDLV comes from the coding sequence ATGATCCTCGATATTGCGGTACACGGTCAGGATGGCCCTGTGCAGAGCCGTGATATTGCGGAGCGTCAGTGCATTTCGCTGAAGTATCTCGAAAAGCTTATCCGCGAGTTGGGGCGTGCCGGTTTGATTGAAAGCCGACGCGGTCCACAGGGCGGACACATGCTCGCCAAAGATCCAATGGAGATCACGGTGGGGGATATCGTGCGCATTATGGAGAAACCACCGAAGTATGACGATTGTGCCTGTGCAGAAAATGACTGTATGGAATGCCCGCAGTCGGATTTCTGCCTGACCCGCAGCATCTGGGTGGAGACCACTCGCTGCATGTTTGAGAAACTCGACTCATTCGTTATCGGTGATCTTGTATAA
- a CDS encoding tetratricopeptide repeat protein — MAKRGKMKSVYVVKSAPKEIDEKHKELNKKNVYLLKSDEQVVNLYRDIVCDFVDENDGLFIAISQDKTFFHNFRNSFYKELEIDQERIRISPTPRRAREEISVYREYLKKPFLFIESQLEGYSSLPVVEEMKAEFKDMFIIVMMHEVDEKKMAQFVEAGADNFITKPVSVNILIEKIANTLVPPDEIGKKVREGKERLRKVEFALAYGVARDILEMKPGSPAGLMIMGDALKGLGKRMDALKLYLQAAENAHMYLEPLKKIVVYYEEEDDQESVLKYLLKIDELSPLHKGRKQQIAELYFTKGEIAKAASYFLAAIRLMHEQKLSDCVNVAVKYANRIYEKNMSASLPLLEACSKLARVYSVELDWSLYNRLGMLLRRDKRWREAIDAYVKAAHLSPKDESILFNMGMAFVEGKDYGSAAEKFERALKLNPDLYKGNLEIAYGMGQIFMKANRLRNAARVLEDVYSVDPNYKKVGELLKSLKEKKK, encoded by the coding sequence ATGGCAAAACGCGGAAAAATGAAGAGTGTGTATGTCGTCAAATCCGCTCCCAAAGAGATTGACGAAAAACACAAGGAATTGAATAAGAAAAACGTCTACCTGCTCAAGTCGGACGAACAAGTCGTCAATCTGTACCGAGACATCGTTTGTGATTTCGTAGATGAAAATGACGGTTTGTTCATTGCCATCAGTCAGGACAAGACCTTCTTCCACAACTTCCGTAATTCCTTTTATAAGGAACTGGAAATTGATCAGGAACGCATTCGTATCAGTCCTACCCCTCGACGCGCGCGTGAAGAAATCAGTGTCTACAGAGAATATCTCAAGAAGCCGTTTCTCTTCATAGAAAGTCAGCTTGAGGGATACTCGTCTCTTCCTGTCGTTGAGGAGATGAAGGCAGAATTCAAAGACATGTTCATCATCGTCATGATGCATGAGGTTGATGAGAAAAAAATGGCCCAGTTTGTAGAAGCTGGCGCCGATAATTTCATCACCAAACCGGTTTCGGTTAATATTCTCATAGAAAAAATTGCCAATACTTTGGTGCCGCCAGACGAAATAGGGAAAAAGGTTCGTGAAGGCAAGGAACGTCTTCGCAAAGTGGAATTTGCCTTAGCCTATGGCGTAGCTCGCGACATCTTGGAAATGAAGCCGGGAAGTCCGGCAGGACTGATGATCATGGGAGACGCCCTCAAAGGATTGGGCAAACGAATGGACGCCCTGAAGCTCTATCTTCAAGCCGCTGAGAATGCTCATATGTACCTTGAGCCACTCAAAAAGATTGTTGTCTATTATGAGGAAGAGGATGATCAGGAATCTGTTCTGAAATATCTCCTCAAAATCGACGAACTCTCGCCGCTGCACAAGGGACGAAAACAACAGATAGCAGAGCTGTACTTTACGAAAGGAGAGATAGCTAAGGCTGCCTCTTATTTCCTTGCTGCAATTCGACTCATGCATGAGCAGAAACTATCCGACTGCGTCAATGTGGCCGTTAAGTATGCGAACAGGATATATGAAAAGAACATGAGTGCGTCTTTGCCATTGCTTGAAGCATGTTCAAAGCTGGCCCGTGTTTACAGCGTAGAACTGGATTGGTCATTATACAATCGGCTTGGCATGTTGCTTCGCAGGGATAAGCGTTGGCGCGAAGCCATTGATGCGTACGTTAAGGCAGCCCATTTATCCCCCAAGGACGAGTCCATCCTCTTCAATATGGGCATGGCCTTTGTGGAAGGCAAAGATTACGGCAGCGCGGCTGAAAAATTTGAACGGGCACTCAAGCTCAACCCCGACCTATATAAAGGGAATCTGGAGATTGCATACGGCATGGGCCAGATCTTCATGAAGGCCAATCGCCTTCGCAATGCCGCCCGGGTGCTTGAGGATGTCTATTCGGTTGATCCCAACTACAAGAAAGTTGGCGAGCTACTCAAATCGCTCAAAGAGAAAAAGAAGTAG